The Athalia rosae chromosome 7, iyAthRosa1.1, whole genome shotgun sequence genome window below encodes:
- the LOC105694009 gene encoding zinc finger protein Noc-like: MVVLEESGMLTSGHNQYLQPDYLSPLPTTLDAKKSPLALLAQTCSQIGADSPTKPMISPLEKPSKGISASNTRSPPVAKMERTRSSPQESKPLGFKPYETNVVTKKSSSSSSSSSSSSSLSDDNCRPGSKTSVHSASGQDNSGNIGVCESMINSVDKKNSSSSSSSSSSSSSGSGTPIGRKSASPCHGGGDRKTPAGSHDHRDKTNSPNNNNNNSTNNNNNNNNSTGASPIIRSGMEILTGHQKEASNSLQSYKQQHNGASSLSGFGGGGGGGNPLCCPPGLAENPAFRPPFGGASPFSHHHAAAAALLGYPSPSPATGGSPYLSYTRVKTPAGGEALVPVCKDPYCTGCPYSMHNAQMMMGAASCPSGCTQCDHQKYGLAMALSSLGPMPPPPSLSYQTAASSLSNNGRPIICNWIAGESYCGKRFSTSDELLQHLRSHTNLGGGPDPGSSSTATLMNPPHAHPLLSPSAALHRAAAAAAAYPAPSLSPLSARYHPYGKPPSGPLPASLAASPYSAFNALGPYYSPYAIYGQRLGAAVHQ; encoded by the exons ATGGTTGTGCTGGAAGAAAGCGGTATGTTGACCTCCGGACATAATCAGTATCTCCAACCGGATTATCTATCCCCACTACCCACAACG CTGGACGCTAAAAAGAGCCCGCTGGCTCTCCTGGCCCAGACATGCAGCCAAATAGGAGCGGATTCACCGACAAAACCGATGATTTCTCCGCTGGAGAAACCGTCGAAGGGTATTTCCGCTTCGAACACCAGATCTCCGCCAGTCGCTAAAATGGAAAGGACGCGTAGCAGTCCCCAGGAATCTAAACCACTCGGTTTCAAACCGTACGAGACTAACGTCGTTACCAAAAAATCgtcatcttcgtcgtcgtcttcgtcgtcgtcgtcgtcgttgtccgACGACAATTGCAGACCCGGATCAAAAACGAGTGTGCACAGTGCAAGTGGACAGGATAACAGTGGTAACATTGGTGTTTGTGAAAGTATGATAAACAGCGtggataagaaaaattcatcgtcttcgtcgtcgtcgtcgtcgtcgtccagtTCCGGAAGCGGAACACCGATAGGACGGAAGTCCGCCTCACCTTGCCACGGCGGCGGCGACCGAAAAACTCCCGCCGGATCGCACGATCATCGCGACAAAACCAACTCacccaacaacaacaacaacaacagtactaacaacaacaacaacaacaacaactcgACCGGCGCGAGTCCCATAATACGTTCCGGAATGGAAATATTAACGGGACACCAGAAGGAAGCTTCGAATTCGCTCCAGAGTTACAAACAGCAGCACAACGGTGCATCGAGTCTATCGGGTTTCGGCGgaggcggcggtggcggcaaTCCGCTGTGTTGTCCGCCCGGACTGGCGGAGAATCCTGCGTTCAGGCCACCATTCGGTGGCGCATCGCCATTTTCCCATCATCACGCCGCGGCGGCGGCTTTGCTCGGTTATCCGAGTCCGTCGCCGGCAACGGGTGGCAGTCCATACCTGAGTTACACCAGGGTAAAAACACCGGCCGGCGGCGAGGCTCTGGTACCGGTTTGCAAGGATCCCTATTGCACCGGTTGCCCCTACAGCATGCACAACGCTCAAATGATGATGGGCGCCGCATCGTGTCCGAGCGGTTGCACGCAATGCGATCACCAGAAGTACGGTTTGGCGATGGCCCTGTCCAGTTTGGGTCCTATGCCGCCGCCCCCGTCGCTCTCCTACCAAACGGCGGCGTCCTCCTTGTCCAACAACGGCAGACCGATAATATGCAATTGGATTGCCGGCGAGTCGTACTGCGGCAAACGTTTCTCAACGTCCGACGAACTGCTGCAACATCTGAGGAGTCACACGAATCTCGGCGGCGGTCCGGATCCCGGTTCGTCGTCGACCGCCACTTTGATGAACCCTCCTCACGCTCACCCTCTACTGTCGCCGTCGGCCGCCCTTCATCGCGCGGCGGCGGCCGCCGCCGCCTATCCGGCGCCTTCTCTCAGTCCTCTGAGCGCGAGGTATCATCCTTACGGGAAACCGCCGTCGGGACCGCTTCCAGCATCCCTCGCCGCGTCACCTTACAGCGCTTTCAATGCCCTGGGACCGTATTACTCGCCGTACGCGATCTACGGACAAAGACTGGGCGCCGCCGTACATCAGTGA